A window from Triticum aestivum cultivar Chinese Spring chromosome 6D, IWGSC CS RefSeq v2.1, whole genome shotgun sequence encodes these proteins:
- the LOC123145118 gene encoding uncharacterized protein isoform X2 has product MACAAGSARKASAVLYHYPCPDGAFAALAAHLYFSAAALPVRFFPNTVYDPIRSDGLPFDEIEDVYLLDFVGPPGFVADIAPKVQSVTILDHHKTAMESLCGSATLGENVNKVIDMQRSGATIAFDYFRNKLLTEASTSRNHGSGNSVTEMKYLPENKLEMVHKLFKFIEDGDLWRWTIPNSKAFSSGLKDLNIEFNVNSNGKLFDQLLELDPEQVISRGQVTLSQKQTLIDDCLEKSFEIALGCGQFGNCLAVNADAISMLRSELGNQLANKSRNSNLRAIGAVVYKVPELNNDEMLKISLRSLEQEDTTSISQEFGGGGHRNASSFLLSVAEFERWKVGAEPSNAETA; this is encoded by the exons ATGGCCTGCGCCGCCGGCTCCGCGCGGAAGGCATCGGCCGTGCTGTACCACTACCCGTGCCCGGACGGCGCATTCGCCGCGCTCGCCGCCCACCTCTacttctccgccgccgccctccccgtCCGCTTCTTCCCCAACACCGTCTATGACCCCATCAG GAGCGATGGTCTTCCGTTTGACGAAATTGAAGATGTTTACCTTCTTGACTTCGTAGGGCCTCCTGGTTTTGTTGCTGATATAGCCCCGAAAGTTCAGAG TGTAACAATCTTAGACCATCATAAGACTGCCATGGAAAGTCTGTGTGGGAGTGCCACACTTGGAGAAAACGTGAATAAGGTGATTGACATGCAACGCAGTGGAGCAACAATTGCATTCGACTACTTTAGGAACAAGTTATTAACAGAAGCTAGTACTTCACGGAATCATGGAAGTGGTAATTCTGTAACTGAAATGAAATATCTACCTGAAAACAAGCTTGAAATGGTGCACAAGCTTTTCAAGTTTATTGAGGATGGAGATCTATGGAGATGGACTATTCCAAATAGCAAGGCCTTCAGCAGTGGCCTCAAAGATCTGAACATTGAATTTAATGTCAATTCAAATGGGAAGTTATTTGATCAG TTGCTGGAGTTGGATCCGGAGCAAGTAATTTCTCGGGGACAAGTAACATTATCGCAGAAGCAAACATTAATTGATGATTGTTTGGAGAAGTCCTTTGAAATTGCTCTAGGATGTGGCCAGTTTGGGAATTGTCTG GCTGTCAATGCTGATGCTATTTCAATGCTGAGAAGCGAACTCGGAAATCAGCTCGCTAACAAGAGTCGGAATTCGAATCTGAG AGCTATTGGTGCTGTAGTATATAAAGTCCCCGAGTTGAATAATGACGAGATGCTAAAAATCAGCCTGAGAAGTTTGGAACAAGAAGACACGACTTCTATCTCCCAG GAATTCGGAGGTGGGGGGCATCGAAACGCAAGCTCATTTCTGCTTAGTGTTGCAGAATTTGAGAGGTGGAAGGTTGGAGCTGAACCTTCGAATGCAGAAACTGCCTAG
- the LOC123145118 gene encoding uncharacterized protein isoform X1 yields the protein MACAAGSARKASAVLYHYPCPDGAFAALAAHLYFSAAALPVRFFPNTVYDPIRSDGLPFDEIEDVYLLDFVGPPGFVADIAPKVQSVTILDHHKTAMESLCGSATLGENVNKVIDMQRSGATIAFDYFRNKLLTEASTSRNHGSGNSVTEMKYLPENKLEMVHKLFKFIEDGDLWRWTIPNSKAFSSGLKDLNIEFNVNSNGKLFDQLLELDPEQVISRGQVTLSQKQTLIDDCLEKSFEIALGCGQFGNCLAVNADAISMLRSELGNQLANKSRNSNLRAIGAVVYKVPELNNDEMLKISLRSLEQEDTTSISQNLRGGRLELNLRMQKLPSHPVFSIIPINQGSAKVQKDEDTKDGSG from the exons ATGGCCTGCGCCGCCGGCTCCGCGCGGAAGGCATCGGCCGTGCTGTACCACTACCCGTGCCCGGACGGCGCATTCGCCGCGCTCGCCGCCCACCTCTacttctccgccgccgccctccccgtCCGCTTCTTCCCCAACACCGTCTATGACCCCATCAG GAGCGATGGTCTTCCGTTTGACGAAATTGAAGATGTTTACCTTCTTGACTTCGTAGGGCCTCCTGGTTTTGTTGCTGATATAGCCCCGAAAGTTCAGAG TGTAACAATCTTAGACCATCATAAGACTGCCATGGAAAGTCTGTGTGGGAGTGCCACACTTGGAGAAAACGTGAATAAGGTGATTGACATGCAACGCAGTGGAGCAACAATTGCATTCGACTACTTTAGGAACAAGTTATTAACAGAAGCTAGTACTTCACGGAATCATGGAAGTGGTAATTCTGTAACTGAAATGAAATATCTACCTGAAAACAAGCTTGAAATGGTGCACAAGCTTTTCAAGTTTATTGAGGATGGAGATCTATGGAGATGGACTATTCCAAATAGCAAGGCCTTCAGCAGTGGCCTCAAAGATCTGAACATTGAATTTAATGTCAATTCAAATGGGAAGTTATTTGATCAG TTGCTGGAGTTGGATCCGGAGCAAGTAATTTCTCGGGGACAAGTAACATTATCGCAGAAGCAAACATTAATTGATGATTGTTTGGAGAAGTCCTTTGAAATTGCTCTAGGATGTGGCCAGTTTGGGAATTGTCTG GCTGTCAATGCTGATGCTATTTCAATGCTGAGAAGCGAACTCGGAAATCAGCTCGCTAACAAGAGTCGGAATTCGAATCTGAG AGCTATTGGTGCTGTAGTATATAAAGTCCCCGAGTTGAATAATGACGAGATGCTAAAAATCAGCCTGAGAAGTTTGGAACAAGAAGACACGACTTCTATCTCCCAG AATTTGAGAGGTGGAAGGTTGGAGCTGAACCTTCGAATGCAGAAACTGCCTAGCCACCCGGTTTTCTCTATTATTCCCATCAATCAAGGAAGTGCTAAGGTTCAGAAGGACGAAGATACAAAGGATGGGAGCGGCTAG